A genomic region of Raphanus sativus cultivar WK10039 chromosome 6, ASM80110v3, whole genome shotgun sequence contains the following coding sequences:
- the LOC130496122 gene encoding peroxidase 30-like, which yields MKTTNRFNVIVAVAATVLMGMFESSDAQLQMNFYAKSCPNAEKIISDHIKKHIHNGPSLAAPLIRMHFHDCFVRGCDGSVLINSTSGNAERDAPPNLTLRGFGFVERIKSLLEAECPKTVSCADIIALTARDSVVATGGPWWRVPTGRRDGRISNLAEASNNIPGPTSNFTTLQQRFANQGLNLKDLVLLSGAHTIGVSHCSSMSERLYNFSTTVKQDPSLDSEYAANIKANKCKSLTDNTTILEMDPGSSRSFDLSYYRLVLKRRGLFQSDSALTKNSATLKMVNDLVNGSEKKFYKAFAKSMEKMGRVKVKTGSAGVIRTRCSVAGS from the exons ATGAAGACGACGAATCGCTTCAATGTCATTGTTGCGGTTGCAGCGACTGTTCTTATGGGAATGTTTGAGTCATCCGATGCTCAGCTTCAAATGAATTTCTACGCCAAAAGCTGTCCAAACGCTGAGAAAATAATTTCAGATCATATTAAAAAGCATATCCATAATGGTCCTTCTCTTGCAGCTCCTCTCATCAGAATGCATTTCCATGATTGCTTCGTCAGG GGATGCGACGGATCAGTGTTGATAAATTCAACATCTGGAAACGCAGAGAGAGATGCACCACCAAATCTAACACTCAGAGGATTCGGTTTCGTGGAGAGGATTAAAAGTCTTCTTGAAGCAGAGTGTCCTAAGACTGTTTCATGCGCTGATATCATCGCTTTGACCGCTCGAGACTCAGTTGTTGCTACC GGAGGTCCTTGGTGGAGAGTTCCAACCGGAAGAAGAGACGGTAGGATCTCAAATTTGGCTGAGGCTTCGAACAACATTCCCGGACCGACGAGTAACTTCACAACGTTACAACAACGTTTCGCTAACCAAGGACTTAATCTCAAAGACCTTGTTCTACTCTCGG ggGCTCACACGATTGGCGTCTCGCATTGTTCTTCCATGAGTGAACGTCTCTACAACTTCTCGACGACAGTGAAACAAGATCCATCTCTGGACAGCGAGTACGCAGCGAACATAAAGGCCAACAAATGTAAGAGCCTCACCGACAACACCACCATCCTTGAGATGGACCCCGGTAGCAGTAGAAGCTTCGATCTCAGTTACTACAGGCTTGTCTTGAAGAGGAGAGGTCTCTTTCAGTCTGATTCTGCTTTGACAAAGAACTCAGCCACGTTGAAGATGGTCAACGATTTGGTCAACGGTTCTGAAAAGAAGTTCTACAAGGCTTTCGCCAAGTCAATGGAGAAGATGGGGAGAGTTAAAGTGAAGACGGGCTCAGCCGGTGTGATCAGGACTCGTTGTTCCGTTGCCGGAAGTTAG